A single genomic interval of uncultured Desulfobulbus sp. harbors:
- a CDS encoding YkgJ family cysteine cluster protein, whose translation MSTHQDVPQPFQPIAAEQPMTFACHPGVSCFTECCRELDLALTPYDVLRLKRHLQVKSGQFLDRYVIIEWDEEQLFPTCYLTMVDDGRASCVFVESKGCTVYEDRPGSCRAYPVGRGAARQQNGEITESLVLVRESHCKGFGENQQQSVAAYLRDQGLEEYNRFNDALLPLVQHPSIQDGSFRPTRKQLDQYTLALYDLDQFRTDMVEGRIALNRPLTPAQLAGIAGDDEELLLLGIRWLMQEFYGA comes from the coding sequence ATGAGCACACATCAAGACGTACCCCAACCGTTTCAGCCCATTGCCGCAGAACAGCCGATGACCTTTGCCTGTCACCCGGGCGTCTCCTGTTTCACCGAATGCTGCCGGGAACTCGACCTGGCCCTGACCCCCTATGATGTGCTGCGGCTCAAACGGCATCTGCAGGTCAAATCCGGGCAATTCCTGGATCGATACGTGATTATCGAATGGGATGAAGAACAGCTCTTTCCCACCTGCTACCTGACCATGGTGGATGACGGCCGCGCCTCCTGCGTGTTCGTCGAGAGCAAAGGATGCACGGTCTATGAGGACCGTCCCGGTAGCTGCCGGGCCTACCCGGTGGGCCGCGGAGCAGCCCGTCAGCAAAACGGCGAGATCACCGAGTCCCTGGTCCTGGTACGGGAGTCCCATTGCAAGGGTTTTGGCGAAAACCAGCAGCAGAGCGTGGCTGCCTATCTGCGCGATCAGGGTTTGGAGGAGTACAACCGCTTCAACGATGCCCTGTTGCCGCTGGTGCAGCATCCCTCAATTCAGGACGGCTCCTTTCGCCCGACCCGCAAGCAGTTGGATCAGTACACCCTGGCGCTCTACGACCTGGATCAGTTTCGGACCGACATGGTCGAGGGGCGCATTGCCCTGAATCGCCCGCTGACTCCGGCCCAACTCGCAGGCATTGCCGGCGATGACGAGGAACTGCTGCTGCTCGGCATCCGTTGGCTGATGCAGGAATTTTACGGTGCGTGA
- a CDS encoding DUF4388 domain-containing protein, with product MNTFKAVFEIIHVRNCPFYEQKECFSLTEKAVELPLGRSSCLILVRELTGLLFSLMPHAAVQFVEQRNTVFTCGGCTGLIKFKLSDKPFPLTSEPSPVQVPENKDAVISGRVEAIVPAELLQVFHMHQKTGRLIMEFPQGSARVTFREGGLLAARFHDLDNQEAIYAMLPEKKGSFYFLPGLPDALMKAREIGDFMMILMEGLRRLDEEE from the coding sequence ATGAACACCTTTAAGGCCGTATTTGAAATTATTCATGTGCGAAACTGTCCCTTCTACGAGCAGAAGGAATGTTTTTCCTTGACCGAGAAGGCGGTCGAACTCCCCTTGGGACGTTCGTCCTGTCTGATATTGGTCCGTGAACTCACTGGCCTGCTGTTTTCACTGATGCCCCATGCCGCCGTCCAATTTGTCGAACAGCGCAATACGGTCTTTACCTGCGGCGGATGTACCGGCCTGATCAAATTCAAGCTCAGCGATAAACCATTCCCGCTCACCAGCGAGCCGTCACCGGTTCAGGTGCCGGAAAACAAGGATGCGGTCATCAGTGGCCGCGTCGAGGCGATCGTTCCGGCCGAACTGTTGCAGGTTTTCCATATGCATCAGAAAACCGGGCGGTTGATCATGGAGTTCCCCCAGGGATCGGCTCGGGTGACCTTTCGCGAAGGAGGGCTCTTAGCCGCACGGTTTCATGACCTGGATAACCAGGAGGCCATCTATGCAATGCTCCCGGAAAAAAAAGGCTCGTTCTATTTTCTTCCCGGGCTGCCGGATGCGTTGATGAAGGCCCGGGAGATCGGCGATTTCATGATGATCCTCATGGAGGGGCTGCGCAGGCTCGATGAGGAAGAGTAG
- a CDS encoding HAD family hydrolase has product MLKLVVFDCDGVMFSSKESNRAFYNHILAHFDCPPMDAAELEFAHIHNVNNSILHIFRKHSHIAIDKVNAYRKSLDYTPYLQFMEMEPDLIDFLQSIKPRYHTAISTNRTDTMENILDTFQLRPWFDMVVTASTAPRPKPAPDGLQMILDHFQVRPTEALYIGDSVIDEEHCASVGVDLVAFRNTGLNARYWVDTFMDILSLPPLARG; this is encoded by the coding sequence ATGCTGAAACTGGTTGTGTTTGACTGCGACGGCGTCATGTTTAGTTCAAAAGAGTCCAATCGGGCCTTTTACAATCATATCCTTGCCCACTTCGACTGCCCGCCCATGGATGCCGCGGAACTCGAATTTGCGCACATTCACAACGTCAACAACTCCATCCTCCATATCTTCCGCAAGCACAGCCATATCGCCATCGACAAGGTCAACGCTTACCGGAAAAGCCTCGACTACACGCCCTACCTGCAGTTCATGGAGATGGAGCCGGACCTGATCGATTTTCTCCAGTCCATCAAACCCCGGTATCACACCGCCATCTCCACCAACCGGACCGACACCATGGAGAACATCCTGGACACCTTCCAACTGCGCCCCTGGTTCGATATGGTGGTGACAGCCTCCACCGCACCTCGCCCCAAGCCGGCACCGGACGGATTGCAGATGATCCTGGACCACTTCCAGGTACGGCCGACAGAGGCCCTCTATATCGGAGATTCGGTGATTGACGAAGAACACTGCGCCAGTGTCGGCGTGGACCTGGTCGCCTTTCGAAATACCGGGCTCAATGCCCGCTACTGGGTGGATACTTTCATGGATATATTGTCCCTTCCGCCCCTTGCCCGCGGTTAG
- a CDS encoding HD domain-containing protein codes for MAPYPIDAQLLDRLRQISHSLSITEGGSHGPDHSERVLTTALLIGRQMDARLEILIPAALLHDIGRKEESLSKGKVCHAVRGAELAVPILQELGYNDADIEAICHCIRSHRYRRGRVPETVEAQILFDADKLDSIGAVGIGRAFLFAGQIGARLHNPGADCAATLPYSLEDTAYREFQVKMSKVRDQMLTPVGQTLARERHTFMQLFFDQLTRETGISLPPLPQD; via the coding sequence ATGGCTCCATACCCCATCGATGCGCAGTTGCTCGATCGCCTTCGCCAGATCAGCCACAGCCTCTCCATCACCGAAGGGGGTTCGCATGGCCCGGATCACAGCGAACGGGTGTTGACAACCGCCCTTCTCATCGGGCGGCAGATGGACGCTCGCCTCGAGATCCTCATCCCTGCCGCCCTGCTGCACGATATCGGCCGCAAGGAAGAAAGCCTGAGCAAGGGCAAGGTTTGCCATGCCGTTCGCGGAGCAGAGCTTGCCGTGCCCATCTTGCAGGAACTCGGCTACAATGACGCCGATATCGAGGCGATCTGCCACTGCATCCGTAGCCACCGCTACCGGCGAGGCCGGGTGCCGGAAACGGTGGAGGCGCAAATCCTTTTTGACGCCGATAAACTCGATTCCATCGGCGCGGTGGGTATCGGCCGCGCCTTCCTCTTTGCCGGTCAGATCGGCGCCCGGCTCCATAATCCCGGGGCCGACTGCGCCGCAACCCTGCCCTATTCGCTCGAGGACACGGCCTACCGCGAATTTCAGGTCAAGATGTCCAAGGTGCGCGACCAGATGCTGACCCCTGTCGGCCAAACCCTGGCTAGGGAACGGCATACCTTTATGCAGCTGTTTTTTGACCAACTCACCCGGGAAACCGGGATCTCCCTTCCCCCTCTGCCCCAAGATTGA